The following proteins are encoded in a genomic region of Mycobacterium kiyosense:
- a CDS encoding cytochrome P450, with translation MTTETTSKIDRPPFDPVSISSLDFWAQSFDEREKSFKILRDERPVSWHRPIEGSMMEPEIDGVWVVTRHEDVCYVSKNPELFCSGQGITFEAVPEEMLDATQSFLGMDGAKHSSLRRLVSSVFTPRQVAKIKDQIEHQAKSIVDDLLKTKDGDFVQQVSKRLPMWTIYEMLGLPEEERDEAAHLAEGMVAWADPDVAAGREPGEVLTDSLVGLLNIGIGLAEARRAHPQNDLMTSLVQAEVDGRRLTDDELGPYFVLLSVAGNDTTRTTTTFTTLALQQFPDQKALLEQDFDGHIKVAIEEFVRWTTPVMTFRRTATQDTELHGQHIREGDWVTMVYSSANRDERVFANPYQFDITRSPNPHVAFGGGGPHFCMGAFMGKMQLESIFRELIFRAPTLRVGEPEYLTGNFITAVKSLPYTLD, from the coding sequence ATGACCACCGAAACGACGTCGAAGATCGACCGTCCGCCCTTCGACCCGGTAAGCATCTCGTCGCTGGATTTCTGGGCGCAGAGTTTCGACGAACGCGAGAAGTCCTTCAAGATTCTTCGTGACGAACGCCCGGTCAGCTGGCACCGCCCGATCGAGGGCTCCATGATGGAACCCGAGATCGACGGAGTCTGGGTGGTCACGCGCCACGAAGACGTCTGCTATGTCAGCAAGAACCCGGAACTGTTCTGCTCCGGGCAAGGCATCACCTTCGAGGCCGTTCCCGAAGAGATGCTCGATGCCACGCAGTCCTTCCTCGGCATGGACGGGGCCAAGCACTCGAGTCTGCGACGGCTCGTCAGCTCGGTCTTCACGCCGCGGCAGGTCGCCAAGATCAAGGACCAGATCGAGCACCAGGCGAAGTCGATCGTCGATGACCTCCTCAAGACCAAGGACGGCGACTTCGTCCAGCAGGTGTCCAAACGCCTTCCGATGTGGACGATCTACGAAATGCTCGGCCTGCCCGAAGAAGAACGCGACGAGGCAGCGCACCTGGCCGAAGGAATGGTGGCCTGGGCAGACCCCGATGTCGCGGCCGGCCGTGAGCCCGGGGAAGTCCTGACCGATTCCCTGGTGGGCCTGCTCAACATCGGGATCGGCTTGGCCGAGGCGCGACGCGCCCACCCGCAGAACGACCTGATGACCTCGCTGGTGCAGGCGGAGGTCGACGGGCGCCGCCTCACCGACGACGAGCTGGGTCCGTACTTCGTGCTGCTTTCGGTGGCGGGTAACGACACCACCCGCACCACGACCACCTTCACGACCCTTGCGTTGCAACAGTTCCCCGACCAGAAGGCCTTGCTGGAGCAGGATTTCGACGGGCACATCAAGGTGGCGATCGAGGAGTTCGTCCGCTGGACGACGCCGGTGATGACATTTCGTCGCACGGCCACTCAGGACACCGAGTTGCACGGCCAGCACATCCGCGAAGGCGACTGGGTCACGATGGTCTATTCCTCGGCCAACCGCGACGAGCGGGTCTTCGCCAACCCGTACCAGTTCGACATCACCCGATCACCCAACCCCCACGTCGCGTTCGGCGGTGGCGGTCCGCATTTCTGCATGGGTGCGTTCATGGGCAAGATGCAGCTGGAGTCGATCTTCCGCGAGTTGATCTTCCGCGCGCCGACGCTGCGGGTGGGCGAACCCGAGTATCTGACCGGCAACTTCATCACCGCAGTCAAATCGCT